In one window of Patescibacteria group bacterium DNA:
- the gatC gene encoding Asp-tRNA(Asn)/Glu-tRNA(Gln) amidotransferase subunit GatC codes for MAKITKNEIQDTSRLARIELSDQELDSITKDIDNILNFVELINNANTSQVKPTSQVNGLSDVWREDEIVKSQVEASELLALAPYTQDGYIKVGKVL; via the coding sequence AATGAAATTCAAGACACCTCTCGGCTAGCCCGAATAGAGCTAAGCGACCAGGAGCTAGATTCTATAACTAAGGATATCGACAATATACTTAATTTTGTTGAGCTCATCAACAACGCTAATACTTCGCAGGTTAAGCCTACCTCGCAAGTAAATGGGCTAAGTGATGTTTGGAGAGAGGACGAAATTGTGAAGTCGCAAGTCGAGGCAAGTGAATTATTGGCTTTAGCTCCATACACTCAGGACGGCTATATAAAAGTTGGCAAGGTTCTCTAG